From the Kribbella sp. CA-293567 genome, the window CCGCCAGCTCGAGTACATCGCGATCGACCCGTACGCCAACGCCTTCAACCGGGAGGCGAACGGCGCGGGTCACACCACCGACGAGACCGAGATGTCGCCGTGGGTGTGGGAACGCAAGTACGAGATCGACTCGCTGTGCTACCCGATCGAGCTCGCCTACCGGCTGTGGCGGATCACCGGACGCGACGACGTCATCGACGACCGCTTCCGGATCGCCGCGGCGGCCGCTCTGCAGGTGCTGGCGACCGAGGTGGATCACGAGGCGAATTCGCCGTACCGGTTCCAGCGGCACGACGACCGGCCGAGCGACTCGCTGATCCGCGGCGGGCTCGGGCAGCCGACCCGGCCGACCGGGATGTCATGGAGCGCTTTCCGGCCCAGCGACGACGCCACCGAGCACGGCTTCAACGTGCCGGGCAACATGTTCGCGTCGGTCGTCCTCGGTTATCTGGAGGCGATCGCGACCGAGGTGCTCGGCGATACCGATCTGGCCGACCGGGCCAAGGAACTGAAGGCCGGGATCGACGAAGGCATCGCGCGCTTCGGTACGGTCGACCACCCGTCGCTCGGCCGGGTCTACGCCTACGAGGTGGACGGTACGGGGGAGCGGTTGCTGATGGACGACGCGAACATGCCGAGTCTGCTGTCCGCGCCGATGACCGGATTCGCCGCGGCCGACGACCCGACGTACCTGGCGACCCGGTCACTGCTGCTCAGCCCGGAGAACCCGTACTACTACAGCGGCCGGTACGGCGCCGGAATCGGCAGTCCGCACACCCCGCCGGACCACATCTGGCCGATCGCGCTGGCCGTCCAGGGCCTGACCAGCACCTCGGCTGAGGAGCGGCAGCAACTGCTCGAACTGCTCCGCGACACCACCGGCGGGACGGGGCAGATGCACGAGTCGTTCCACACCGACGACCCGGCCAACTACACCCGCGAGTGGTTCTCCTGGGCGAACGCGATGTTCTGCGAGCTCTGCCTCAGCCACGCGGGCCGTACCCTCGGCTGACCCTGGCGACCTCACGCCGCCGGGCGGTCAGGCCAGCCCGGCGTCGTGGGCCAGCAGCGCGAGCTGGGTGCGATTGCCCAGCTCGAGCTTGGCCAGGATGTGCGAGATGTGCGCCTTCACCGTGGCCACGCTCATGAACAACTCGGCGGCGATCTCCGCGTTCGCCTTGCCGCCGGCGACGGCGAGCATCACGTCGTACTCGCGTGGTGACAGCCGCGAGAGCGCTTCCCGAGCCTGGGTATGAGCGTCGGCCTGGGTGGCTGCCTGGTCCATCAGCCGCCGGGTGATCGCGGGCGACAGGATCGGGTCACCCGCCGCGACCCGGCAAACCGCCTCGACGATCTGCGCGGGTGGGGTGTCCTTGAGCAGGAAACCGCTCGCTCCGGCGCGCAACGCGTGCAGCACGTTCTCGTCGGTGTCGAAGGTGGTCAGCACGACGACCTCGGGCGGATTCGGCCTGGCTCGCAACCGCCGCGTCGCGAGAATTCCGTCCACGCGCGGCATCCGCAGGTCCATCAGCACGAGGTCGGGGAAGTGCGCGTCGACCGCCGCCGGTACCTCGTCGCCATCGGCTGCCTGGGCCACCACGGCGATGCCGTTGGCGCCGTCCAGCATCATCTCCAGACTCGCCCGCACCAACGCGTCGTCGTCCACGACCAGTACCCGGATCGTCTCGCTCATGCCGGCCACGGTAGCGAGGCGCGCAGCCAGTAGTCGCCGTCGGCCGACTTCCCGTGATCCAGCGTGCCGCCGGCCAGGTGGACGCGTTCGGTCAGTCCGACCAGTCCGGTGCCGCTCCCGGGGGTCAGTGATTCGCCGTACCCGCTCGGGTTGGTCAGCTCGATGCGCAGCGATTCTCCCGGTCCGCCGTCGACGACCAGCGTGACCGGTTCCCCGGCCGCATGCTTGCGTGCGTTGGTGAGCCCTTCCTGCACCACCCGGTACGCCGTCCGCCCGGTTGCCGGTGGCAACGAATCCGGGGCGGCGACGGATTCGGCGTACCGGATGTCGGCGCCCGCGTCGCGGGACTCGGCGACGAGGCCGGCCAGGTCGCCGAAGGTCGGTTGCGGGCGTCCGCCGGGAAGGTCGTCGACCTCACTGTCCCGCAACACGCTGATCACTTCGCGCAGCTCGTCCAGCGCCTGATGGACGCCGGTGCGGATCACTCCGGCCGCCTGGGCGAGCTGCTGCGGCGAGGAGTCCGGCCGGTACTCCAGCGCACCGGCGTACGTCGCGAGCAGGGACAGCCGATGAGCGAGTACGTCGTGCATCTCGCGAGCCATCTTGGTCCGCTCCAGTGTGCGTGCTTCGGCGACCCGGCGGCCTTGCTCTGCCTCGGCTCGGAGAGCGCGTTCTCGCAGCGAGCCGAGTAGTTGCCGGCGGGCCTGGGTCCATTGACCCCAGCCGAGCAGCGCGGCGTGCACGGCGACGTCGAGGACGGAGTACCAGAGCAGACTCAGGCCATCGATGGGGCGCCAGAGACCCTGGACGAAATGGCCGACAACTCCGGCGAAGGCAACGAGGGCGGCTGTTCCGAGTGGGCGGCGCTGGGCCACGGTCAAGGTGCCGACCGTCGCCGGTGGAGTGGCGGCGGGGGAGAGGGCCGCCAACGCGGCTTGGGCCAGAGCGCCGGTGACCGGGTGACGGCGCAGTACCAGGATGAGGCCGCAGGCAACGATGCCGACTGCGATGTCGAAGATCAGCCAGCCGGATCGCAGATTGCCCGACTGTCGGCCGATGAGCGTCATCGCCGACAGTGCTCCGATGGCGCCGACGGCGATCACATCGGCCCAGCGCTCACGACGGGACCGGCCGCAGTTCTCCTCCATGCCGCCGAGACTAGGCGGGGTGGCTGCTCTCCACCACCGACCAAAGTCTGTACCGCACCGACTTGCGGAGAGGTCGTCCCAGCCGCCCGGCCGATGCGCCGGATCGCGCTCTCTCGGAG encodes:
- a CDS encoding sensor histidine kinase, which produces MEENCGRSRRERWADVIAVGAIGALSAMTLIGRQSGNLRSGWLIFDIAVGIVACGLILVLRRHPVTGALAQAALAALSPAATPPATVGTLTVAQRRPLGTAALVAFAGVVGHFVQGLWRPIDGLSLLWYSVLDVAVHAALLGWGQWTQARRQLLGSLRERALRAEAEQGRRVAEARTLERTKMAREMHDVLAHRLSLLATYAGALEYRPDSSPQQLAQAAGVIRTGVHQALDELREVISVLRDSEVDDLPGGRPQPTFGDLAGLVAESRDAGADIRYAESVAAPDSLPPATGRTAYRVVQEGLTNARKHAAGEPVTLVVDGGPGESLRIELTNPSGYGESLTPGSGTGLVGLTERVHLAGGTLDHGKSADGDYWLRASLPWPA
- a CDS encoding response regulator, which codes for MSETIRVLVVDDDALVRASLEMMLDGANGIAVVAQAADGDEVPAAVDAHFPDLVLMDLRMPRVDGILATRRLRARPNPPEVVVLTTFDTDENVLHALRAGASGFLLKDTPPAQIVEAVCRVAAGDPILSPAITRRLMDQAATQADAHTQAREALSRLSPREYDVMLAVAGGKANAEIAAELFMSVATVKAHISHILAKLELGNRTQLALLAHDAGLA
- a CDS encoding glycoside hydrolase family 125 protein produces the protein MTGIDPEVLARATEEVRRATGDQVIADMFHRSMAENLPAVAERLPDGTTFVLTGDIPAMWLRDSAAQLRPYLVLCADDPALQDVLIGVLHRQLEYIAIDPYANAFNREANGAGHTTDETEMSPWVWERKYEIDSLCYPIELAYRLWRITGRDDVIDDRFRIAAAAALQVLATEVDHEANSPYRFQRHDDRPSDSLIRGGLGQPTRPTGMSWSAFRPSDDATEHGFNVPGNMFASVVLGYLEAIATEVLGDTDLADRAKELKAGIDEGIARFGTVDHPSLGRVYAYEVDGTGERLLMDDANMPSLLSAPMTGFAAADDPTYLATRSLLLSPENPYYYSGRYGAGIGSPHTPPDHIWPIALAVQGLTSTSAEERQQLLELLRDTTGGTGQMHESFHTDDPANYTREWFSWANAMFCELCLSHAGRTLG